A window from Citrus sinensis cultivar Valencia sweet orange chromosome 3, DVS_A1.0, whole genome shotgun sequence encodes these proteins:
- the LOC102627166 gene encoding uncharacterized protein LOC102627166 encodes MMSIRKRRESKQSVIVVLEGIKICIENTGVAPLLKAVRQVNNAEDEILVLTLLHAMEATGSSTYAGCREDQQCNQLCEEDPHISFLCQEISDRKEVYKQIFRPFYDCCKSKGVKFQVKIAAGFRPRDVIIEEANNSRATWIVMDSCFSRHVSFRLNGTDCNVSLVSNDDEAMVPDHHLDSFDRSECSMIMEEIHKPKSPKLMKGFILQEDLRVNSSLLPEQQPSSPFLANTSKQSENQTLSEAQQDNENITDVASPRKDVQINSPIKFSKAKLMLGQPLQLSWEVIMEITDKFTTKALMGQCKNYVGYLGYLSEYHAFVLVKRFTGDSSSILEAEKKAAWSMRHKNILGLLGYHQSDSASVSVYPHPREGTLDNMLCREF; translated from the exons ATGATGAGTATTAGAAAAaggagagagagcaaacagAGTGTGATCGTGGTTTTGGAAGGAATCAAGATCTGCATAGAGAATACAGGTGTTGCACCACTTTTGAAGGCCGTGAGACAAGTGAATAATGCAGAGGATGAGATATTGGTTCTCACACTTCTGCACGCTATGGAGGCAACTGGGTCCTCAACTTACGCAGGTTGCAGGGAAGATCAGCAGTGCAATCAATTGTGTGAGGAAGATCCACACATCAGCTTCCTCTGCCAAGAGATCAGTGACAGAAAGGAAGTTTACAAGCAAATTTTCAGGCCTTTTTATGATTGCTGCAAATCTAAGGGA GTGAAATTTCAGGTAAAAATTGCTGCAGGCTTCCGGCCAAGGGATGTTATAATTGAGGAAGCTAACAATTCAAGGGCTACTTGGATTGTAATGGATAG TTGCTTTTCAAGACACGTCAGTTTCCGGTTGAATGGCACAGACTGTAATGTATCATTGGTGAGCAATGATGATGAAGCCATGGTCCCTGATCATCACTTAGATTCATTTGATAGATCAGAATGTTCAATGATCATGGAAGAAATACACAAACCAAAATCTCCGAAGCTCATGAAAGGATTCATATTGCAAGAAGACCTACGTGTTAATTCCTCCTTACTGCCAGAACAGCAgccttcttctccttttttgGCTAATACAAGCAAACAAAGTGAAAATCAAACGCTGTCTGAGGCACAGCAGGACAATGAAAATATAACTGATGTGGCGTCACCAAGAAAGGATGTACAAATTAACAGTCCAATAAAGTTTTCAAAGGCCAAATTAATGCTAGGCCAGCCACTGCAGCTAAGCTGGGAAGTGATTATGGAGATAACAGATAAGTTTACCACAAAGGCTTTAATGGGGCAATGCAAGAACTATGTGGGTTACCTTGGGTATTTATCGGAGTATCACGCGTTTGTCCTGGTAAAGAGATTCACAGGAGATTCCAGCAGCATTCTTGAAGCAGAAAAGAAAGCAGCCTGGTCTATGCGCCATAAAAACATACTGGGGTTGCTTGGTTACCACCAGAGTGATAGTGCATCAGTTTCAGTCTATCCGCATCCAAGAGAAGGGACACTGGACAATATGCTTTGCCGTGAGTTCTAA